A stretch of Paenibacillus peoriae DNA encodes these proteins:
- a CDS encoding glycosyltransferase, whose product MTELVVVFADNWGTEGGGINSFNLDLVKSIDSYLSTITLEDIKVICVTNKTEVLTNSNAILINGYEKSGYMVNFFKILERLSFVLKLSIEEVKEQFKFSWWVGHDVITGEHAISLCKEYNALFKKSSRFALIHHMVYEDYYGLKQDLPISEEVQKEKFDKQKDLLRRADMVFGVGPKLTRHANEYARQNAVELIPGLQDLNKRHRPGVGSKRTFTATLVGRLDAKDDAIKQSSLALEALEDFFMQHKDTLTPESKVNLIGVEEKDAERLTKVQFHTYRGRDHVYEYLVKSNIGFLPSSHDGFGLVGWEFISAGIPLVISQNTGLYEFLDSFIRDSDLVDAIYLLDLNLTPNHNIFLDDSEDAIAEKNTIIKNLNFKINEVYNRFAFFNKQAEILKEELLKKGYTWERTVGDFLGGLGYRVNISSLENYVAKAQNPYGIVKIIDTNVQRIEDYKTCLYEARGHIFISGTSMIHLSSDSKGLILEKAKTNNISLLLLDPDWIDQYHDILSFRNSFEKSEDFSSEIRNSINRLKAVKANLGDLGNNITIKTYKTIFPYIITGYDKTNYGKMVFEITDYVPSEHRPRFTVYKTENEESLYTQVYSKFFELWENEILTSEVR is encoded by the coding sequence TTGACGGAACTTGTAGTTGTTTTTGCAGATAACTGGGGAACTGAAGGAGGGGGAATAAATTCTTTTAACCTTGATTTAGTCAAATCAATCGATTCTTACTTATCCACAATAACATTAGAAGATATCAAAGTAATTTGTGTAACTAACAAAACTGAAGTGTTAACGAATAGCAATGCAATACTAATTAATGGGTATGAAAAGTCTGGTTACATGGTGAACTTTTTTAAAATATTAGAAAGATTATCATTTGTTCTGAAATTATCAATCGAAGAAGTAAAAGAACAATTTAAATTCTCATGGTGGGTGGGACATGATGTTATTACTGGCGAACATGCAATTTCATTATGTAAAGAATATAACGCCTTATTTAAAAAAAGCTCTCGTTTCGCTTTAATACATCATATGGTCTACGAAGATTATTATGGCCTCAAACAAGACCTACCTATTTCTGAAGAGGTACAGAAGGAAAAATTCGACAAACAAAAAGATTTGCTAAGAAGAGCAGATATGGTGTTTGGGGTAGGGCCTAAACTTACCAGGCATGCAAACGAATATGCAAGACAAAATGCGGTTGAGTTGATCCCCGGACTTCAGGACTTAAATAAAAGGCATCGACCTGGAGTGGGCAGTAAAAGAACATTTACAGCCACACTGGTTGGGCGATTAGATGCGAAGGATGATGCAATTAAGCAATCTTCCCTAGCTCTTGAAGCACTAGAAGATTTTTTTATGCAACATAAAGATACTTTAACACCAGAATCAAAAGTGAATCTTATAGGCGTTGAGGAAAAGGATGCTGAAAGGTTAACAAAAGTTCAATTTCATACTTATAGAGGTAGAGACCATGTTTATGAGTATCTAGTTAAATCAAATATCGGATTTCTACCGTCATCACACGATGGTTTTGGATTAGTTGGTTGGGAGTTTATTTCAGCAGGAATTCCACTAGTTATTTCTCAAAACACAGGTCTGTATGAATTCTTAGATTCTTTCATTAGGGATTCAGATCTTGTGGATGCTATATATCTTTTAGATTTAAACTTAACTCCAAACCATAACATTTTCCTGGATGATTCAGAAGATGCTATAGCAGAAAAAAATACAATTATTAAAAATTTGAATTTTAAAATTAATGAAGTTTACAACCGATTTGCATTTTTTAATAAACAAGCTGAGATTCTAAAAGAAGAATTACTGAAAAAAGGATACACGTGGGAACGAACAGTTGGTGACTTTTTGGGAGGACTAGGATACCGAGTCAACATATCTTCATTAGAAAATTATGTCGCTAAAGCACAAAATCCTTATGGTATTGTTAAAATAATTGACACAAATGTTCAGCGAATTGAAGATTATAAGACATGCCTTTATGAGGCAAGAGGCCATATTTTTATTTCAGGTACTTCAATGATACATCTTTCTAGTGACTCTAAGGGATTAATTTTGGAAAAGGCAAAAACTAATAATATAAGTTTATTATTACTTGATCCTGATTGGATTGACCAATACCATGATATATTATCATTTCGTAACTCTTTTGAAAAAAGTGAAGATTTTAGCTCTGAAATACGGAACTCAATAAATAGGTTGAAAGCTGTGAAGGCGAACTTAGGAGATTTGGGAAACAACATTACAATTAAGACGTATAAGACAATATTCCCATATATTATAACGGGATATGATAAAACCAATTATGGAAAAATGGTTTTTGAAATAACGGATTATGTGCCTTCTGAGCATAGACCTAGATTTACTGTTTATAAAACAGAAAATGAGGAATCATTGTATACACAGGTTTATTCGAAGTTTTTTGAGTTGTGGGAAAATGAAATCCTAACAAGTGAGGTGAGGTAA
- a CDS encoding macro domain-containing protein, with amino-acid sequence MKVPFFDKKILHIFYGFLSVISVITSIVFLFVEIDPKIKIVIGGGALALLVLVYIGIWVHANMRRSIKLTINTSEIEVKFGDIFSEEADLKAIAFNEYFDTLVDEKVISSSSLNGIYIKKFYQGNIAVLDEIFSSDTHLPEMIACENAGRTVGKKIRYRLGTICTVDDYLLTAFSRFDDRNKAYLEMNDYINCLLNFWNEIDRVYAGRTVALPVLGSGITRFRGYENILDQELLELIIWTFKVSRIKFTFPSKVKIVVWQKKQEKINLLALKDLES; translated from the coding sequence ATGAAAGTCCCATTTTTTGATAAAAAGATACTACATATATTCTATGGCTTTCTAAGCGTGATAAGTGTAATCACCTCTATTGTGTTTCTTTTCGTTGAAATAGACCCTAAAATCAAGATAGTCATTGGTGGAGGAGCACTGGCATTGTTGGTCCTTGTTTACATCGGAATCTGGGTCCATGCCAATATGCGTCGCAGTATCAAGCTAACGATTAACACTTCAGAGATTGAGGTAAAGTTCGGTGATATATTTTCTGAGGAGGCTGATCTGAAAGCGATCGCTTTTAATGAATATTTTGACACACTGGTAGACGAGAAAGTCATCTCAAGCAGTTCACTCAACGGAATATATATTAAAAAATTCTATCAGGGAAATATCGCTGTTTTAGACGAAATTTTTTCTTCTGACACCCACTTGCCAGAAATGATCGCATGTGAAAATGCAGGCAGAACTGTCGGGAAGAAGATTAGATACAGGCTTGGAACAATCTGCACGGTAGACGATTATCTCCTTACGGCGTTCTCACGTTTCGATGATAGAAACAAAGCATATCTCGAGATGAACGACTATATAAACTGCCTGTTGAATTTCTGGAATGAGATAGACAGAGTCTATGCCGGTAGAACAGTCGCCTTGCCTGTTTTGGGATCTGGGATCACTCGCTTTAGAGGATACGAAAATATACTGGATCAAGAATTGCTTGAGCTCATTATATGGACATTTAAAGTGAGTCGTATAAAATTCACATTTCCTTCCAAGGTGAAAATCGTGGTCTGGCAGAAAAAACAAGAAAAGATAAATCTACTCGCTCTGAAGGACTTGGAATCGTGA
- a CDS encoding TIR domain-containing protein, which translates to MANRTGTYVAFDGLGEADPAKSDFKYYATLQAWNANKNIQFSLTNSHEKTDAVRDTSKRTTLYARIQERLRASKNMLVILTSKTRYTGSVLSYEIEQAIDTYRIPLIIAYPEFSSVLYVDSHSGIWPKALRDRINDTGIEAIHIPFAKECILNAITRFHVNGEHLSSGKNHYKRETQIKWGLIQ; encoded by the coding sequence ATGGCAAATCGGACTGGAACCTATGTTGCCTTTGATGGTTTAGGAGAGGCAGACCCTGCAAAGTCTGACTTCAAATACTATGCTACTCTTCAAGCATGGAATGCGAATAAAAACATTCAGTTTTCGCTGACTAACAGTCACGAGAAAACGGATGCGGTACGTGATACAAGTAAACGGACAACATTGTATGCACGCATCCAGGAACGGCTTAGAGCATCGAAAAACATGCTCGTCATTCTTACGAGTAAGACTCGTTATACCGGAAGTGTTTTATCTTATGAGATCGAGCAGGCCATAGACACGTACAGAATTCCGCTTATTATCGCTTACCCTGAATTCTCATCTGTTTTGTATGTGGATAGCCACAGTGGCATTTGGCCCAAGGCACTTAGAGACCGTATAAATGATACCGGTATAGAAGCAATCCATATCCCTTTCGCTAAAGAGTGCATTTTAAATGCTATCACACGTTTTCATGTGAATGGTGAGCATCTTAGCAGTGGTAAGAATCATTACAAACGTGAAACGCAAATCAAATGGGGCCTAATTCAATAA
- a CDS encoding toll/interleukin-1 receptor domain-containing protein, whose translation MAMFFISHSSKDATIVRNLMDLLQNQFNLSRSDFFLTSDEELTYGGDWVEQIRKGMEECKIILPFITPNYLQSQFCLCELGATWVNKQAIIPVVVPPLDYRALAETPYRTNLQTITLSNIEDLNKLAQAIVDRGLNSPNMVRFGTRAKELYEDKLLPFIKATEELKPLTDADFDTLKTELATYKEAYLEMEVELEDFRKQNEQLRKMKDAEEVKEMDYAEMSEWDTFMEKVESVKTKLDSLPALVVSIIYNARRPGYDGFTSNEDRSELNAHESDGYIKWETGWEPDYEHPIISKADDALDQLAAFIGDIGPAIEERFEAEYDSVRMNLIYRPFWEKVLEQRIQIST comes from the coding sequence ATGGCCATGTTTTTCATAAGTCATTCCTCAAAGGATGCTACTATAGTAAGAAATCTCATGGATTTACTTCAAAACCAGTTCAACCTTTCGCGAAGTGATTTCTTCTTAACTTCTGACGAAGAGCTAACTTACGGAGGAGATTGGGTAGAGCAGATTCGAAAAGGTATGGAAGAATGCAAAATAATTCTGCCGTTTATAACTCCCAACTACTTACAAAGCCAATTTTGTTTATGTGAGTTAGGGGCTACTTGGGTAAATAAGCAAGCAATTATACCCGTAGTGGTGCCACCGCTGGATTATAGGGCACTAGCCGAAACCCCATACCGTACTAATTTGCAGACCATTACTCTTTCAAATATTGAGGACTTGAATAAGCTAGCTCAAGCCATTGTAGATCGTGGATTGAATTCTCCTAATATGGTGCGTTTTGGAACTAGGGCGAAAGAACTTTACGAGGATAAACTTCTCCCATTTATCAAAGCGACAGAGGAATTGAAACCACTCACAGATGCCGATTTCGATACGCTAAAAACAGAGCTGGCTACTTACAAGGAAGCATATTTAGAAATGGAAGTAGAATTAGAGGACTTTAGAAAGCAGAATGAGCAACTTAGAAAAATGAAAGACGCAGAAGAAGTTAAAGAAATGGACTATGCTGAAATGAGCGAATGGGATACCTTTATGGAAAAAGTAGAGTCCGTTAAAACTAAACTAGATTCTTTACCAGCACTGGTAGTTAGCATCATATATAATGCTCGTCGTCCAGGCTATGATGGTTTTACCAGCAACGAAGATAGGTCGGAGTTGAATGCCCATGAGAGCGATGGCTACATTAAATGGGAAACAGGATGGGAACCTGATTATGAACATCCTATCATTTCCAAGGCAGACGACGCCTTAGACCAATTAGCAGCTTTTATTGGCGATATAGGGCCGGCTATCGAAGAAAGATTTGAAGCAGAGTATGATTCTGTACGAATGAATTTGATCTACCGACCGTTTTGGGAGAAGGTATTGGAACAACGAATACAAATTTCGACATAA
- a CDS encoding protein kinase domain-containing protein, producing MAVPVHEIDEYLRVQTRKINAQFSNMKDASALYDDYYENIKNDDLKQVFPLFHAMLNNLFSFMNQKLSPGYGGHFNADPSRELIDVIEAFQKLQTNLKNSPIAFDLDPYYVELIGRCSAFLSKSGGSTIPSDFPMIELIEHRAIFIMMNVVEVKRLFNKEVFQTKLIGGGSYAQVFKYKDPYYNRWFALKRAKTNLTAKELQRFKNEYETTRKFNSPYIIEAYNYNDEKHEHTLEYANGGTLADYIRDNNTKLDMQDRLKLIGQLFNAFIYIHEKEILHRDISYHNILIHHFDQTWTVLKIADFGLVKIPKSSLTSIDSSVKGSLNDPDLTKVGFVNYEVRHEIYALTQVVNFLFCGKKHGNGLYGKSQAVKEFLLKGLAANIDERFISVEEMVNAFQSVKHELLKL from the coding sequence ATGGCTGTTCCTGTGCATGAAATTGACGAGTATTTACGTGTACAAACCCGAAAGATCAATGCCCAGTTCTCTAACATGAAAGATGCATCTGCATTATATGATGACTACTATGAAAACATTAAGAATGATGACCTTAAACAAGTTTTCCCACTGTTTCATGCCATGTTAAATAATTTATTTTCCTTCATGAATCAGAAGCTTTCACCTGGATATGGTGGACATTTCAATGCAGACCCTAGCCGGGAATTAATTGATGTGATTGAAGCTTTTCAGAAGCTTCAGACAAATTTGAAGAATTCACCGATTGCCTTTGATTTGGATCCATATTATGTGGAGTTAATAGGTAGATGTAGTGCCTTTTTGAGTAAGAGCGGGGGCAGCACTATTCCCTCTGATTTTCCAATGATTGAACTGATTGAGCATCGAGCTATATTTATAATGATGAACGTCGTCGAAGTTAAGCGTTTATTCAATAAAGAAGTCTTTCAAACCAAGCTAATCGGCGGTGGGTCATATGCTCAGGTATTTAAATACAAAGACCCGTATTATAATCGTTGGTTTGCCCTAAAGCGTGCCAAAACTAATTTAACGGCCAAGGAATTACAGAGATTTAAGAATGAGTACGAGACTACACGTAAATTTAATTCGCCTTACATTATTGAAGCCTATAACTACAACGATGAGAAGCATGAGCATACCCTTGAGTATGCTAATGGAGGAACGCTTGCTGATTACATTCGCGACAATAACACTAAGTTGGATATGCAAGATCGGCTTAAGCTTATTGGTCAGCTTTTCAACGCTTTCATCTACATCCATGAGAAGGAAATATTGCACCGAGACATTAGCTACCACAATATTCTGATTCATCACTTCGATCAAACGTGGACTGTACTCAAGATAGCTGATTTTGGTCTAGTAAAAATTCCAAAAAGCTCATTAACGAGTATAGATTCGAGTGTGAAAGGCTCACTAAACGATCCTGACTTGACAAAGGTGGGATTCGTAAACTACGAAGTGAGGCATGAGATATACGCTCTCACTCAGGTCGTAAACTTTTTGTTTTGTGGGAAGAAGCATGGAAATGGACTCTACGGGAAGAGCCAGGCGGTTAAGGAATTTCTTTTAAAAGGTTTGGCTGCAAATATTGATGAACGCTTTATTTCTGTTGAGGAAATGGTAAATGCCTTTCAAAGTGTGAAGCACGAGTTATTAAAGTTGTAA
- the rlmH gene encoding 23S rRNA (pseudouridine(1915)-N(3))-methyltransferase RlmH, protein MFIQLIGVGKLKEKYLVMGIQEYAKRLGPYIKFQMIEVADEKAPDTLSEAEVRQVKEREGERILAHVKSEAHVIVLAIDGKLWSSEELAEELDKLGTYGTSHVVFVIGGSHGLSDEVLRRAQQKLSFGRMTLPHQLMRLVLVEQIYRAVKINRGEPYHK, encoded by the coding sequence TTGTTTATTCAGCTTATAGGTGTTGGCAAGTTAAAAGAGAAGTATTTGGTCATGGGCATTCAGGAATATGCCAAACGGCTAGGGCCATACATCAAGTTCCAAATGATCGAAGTAGCGGACGAAAAGGCTCCTGATACATTAAGTGAAGCGGAGGTTCGACAGGTCAAGGAGCGAGAGGGAGAGCGCATCCTTGCTCATGTGAAAAGCGAAGCACACGTCATTGTACTCGCCATCGACGGCAAACTGTGGAGCTCGGAAGAACTCGCAGAGGAATTGGACAAGCTCGGCACCTACGGTACAAGCCATGTTGTCTTCGTCATTGGCGGCAGTCATGGTCTCTCTGACGAAGTCCTCCGCCGCGCCCAGCAGAAGCTGAGCTTCGGAAGAATGACCCTGCCTCACCAGCTGATGCGATTGGTGCTGGTGGAACAGATTTACCGAGCGGTGAAGATTAATCGGGGTGAACCGTACCATAAGTAA
- a CDS encoding helix-turn-helix domain-containing protein: MTKLRNSVGERIRAIRKAKGLTQQQLAELSGLDDAYIGSVERGERNFSIDTLEKILIGLNVSAYSLFYNSDNYIDSIQMKIIDNYSSIISELSPKQVQNLNNIISEFRNAFK; encoded by the coding sequence ATGACAAAATTACGGAATTCAGTTGGAGAAAGAATTAGAGCAATTCGGAAGGCTAAGGGATTAACACAGCAACAACTTGCGGAACTTTCAGGATTAGATGATGCATATATCGGATCAGTAGAGCGTGGCGAAAGAAACTTTTCGATTGATACCTTGGAAAAGATTTTAATCGGATTGAATGTCTCTGCTTACTCTTTGTTTTACAATTCCGATAATTATATTGACTCTATACAGATGAAAATAATAGATAATTATAGTTCAATTATTAGCGAACTAAGCCCTAAACAGGTCCAAAACTTAAATAACATCATCAGTGAATTTAGAAATGCATTTAAGTGA
- a CDS encoding pentapeptide repeat-containing protein, which produces MQDVNLHIFKKNTDAHYTHRGFLFQYALTLELWLTNYLSKNDIIIYCEVEDDIKTIDIQSSSTNYKQAKCYSNSLSLSDKGVQKSLYNFFLLYLQSGEVYFDFISSSKPSSRDKLLNEWMKNMGSLSQDLLLNCEEYIYTTIGLILKEESEKALLRIHTNSEVKIELKNSYQKIKFLLDQSEVRKSFIERISWTFMELDPQESVINIIASTKTHISKLERKLPTQLLYSRLLTEVVMKSANPDPKARYLDNNLFGEILEETIMEMHSNTNSELIELIGKFTYDLNSIKVDVSDIDNKVNYHLEEYGIKRLHSEFIEYSKNKLKEFSEPIFNENFNLFDIFVLPEHKSYEFKGEFKDLEEDLGIKFKSKKKLKDISVTELFITETIMDETKKPIFVHGDPGVGKSTFSKFLFSTFIEKKPDIITIHIDLKRFKFVNNFKIAIKQEFEEILPSFKLIHLKKSRFLIILDGFDELHLISDGQMDDFLMSLNDFQRDYSNVNIVLTGRTIVFQEYLTLIPKGSIIVEIKHFSPLMIIEWVKKWSKLKNYNKELSTEIININKHMDYYRFNNEDDDSLSNNKTSISNVEEDLLVSLPLFLYLICTMLYEDNDLNLEELNQLEKWQFYKRLMDWTCATSKFDNSFNPFQKHMDFEALSEYKRTFNKNISLSMYKSNKFHITNRDIQNRGLLPKFFESLILNSENLISSFIVLNYMKINHETDINETAFEFVHKSFYEYLAAEALLDILLSLANINEQDESLKAHFYTSFSGFKLSNEILQSFLIPMLGSIESEKLRLIYNNLNHLYNNYVKNHQFLNEENTAFLKKFFLQYPGKADNKITLESNVLFSLLRLLPSIAKLLGLTFKVNLSDLSNQLRKVVQFSNDVFTVDELRFDLVDLQNSEITNVSLVKIELESSNLSNSIIKFSDLSFSNLNSALLSSINIQYSDFEGANFDFAELKYANISETNMIDTSFVGATLTKIKLYNSDLTNSALDHSYLSNSELIQCDLSDAVMDDSHIEDTIMIYVNLSGASMQNSVFINVNLSNSFLSYSQLCRSKLQHSKLTSCDLRFADLYGADLSNVDLSNADLSNVDLTDANLENAILTGANLTNSTLSNTNLRGCNLTGCIFNKVTIENVDFSYSILDSTDLTTSQLNNCIFYKTSMRYTRISTQDFSNISNMKCVDFSFSTISFSNFNNVNLEGSDLSNTKIYSCLFESANFNNCKFHATKLKCCKMPLTTFLNSKVISTNFIFSELFEANFGNTVLQNVRFKKTNLSFSNIYNRKKDDNFLNVQYL; this is translated from the coding sequence ATGCAAGATGTAAATCTTCATATTTTCAAGAAAAATACAGATGCTCATTATACTCACCGTGGGTTCTTATTTCAGTATGCACTTACGCTTGAATTATGGCTCACCAACTATCTTAGTAAAAATGACATAATAATTTATTGCGAAGTCGAAGATGATATTAAAACAATAGATATTCAATCTTCTAGCACTAATTATAAACAAGCAAAGTGTTATTCTAATTCATTGTCACTAAGTGATAAGGGAGTCCAGAAATCCTTATACAATTTTTTCCTATTATATTTACAATCAGGAGAAGTTTATTTTGATTTTATTTCTTCTTCTAAACCCTCTAGTAGAGACAAACTACTGAATGAATGGATGAAAAATATGGGTAGCCTGTCTCAAGATTTACTTCTTAATTGTGAAGAGTATATTTATACTACAATTGGCCTGATTCTAAAAGAAGAATCAGAGAAAGCGCTTTTGAGAATTCATACAAATTCTGAAGTGAAAATTGAACTTAAAAACTCATATCAAAAAATCAAATTTTTATTAGATCAATCCGAAGTCCGCAAATCCTTTATAGAACGAATATCCTGGACTTTTATGGAGCTAGACCCTCAAGAGAGTGTAATCAATATAATAGCCAGTACTAAAACACACATTTCCAAACTTGAAAGAAAATTACCTACCCAACTACTTTATAGCAGACTTCTCACTGAGGTAGTTATGAAGTCTGCAAACCCTGATCCAAAAGCTAGATACTTGGACAATAATTTATTTGGTGAAATTCTGGAAGAAACTATAATGGAGATGCATTCTAATACTAATTCAGAACTGATCGAATTAATTGGTAAGTTTACATATGATTTGAATAGTATAAAAGTGGATGTATCTGATATTGACAATAAGGTAAACTATCATCTAGAGGAATATGGTATTAAGAGGCTTCATTCCGAATTTATTGAATATTCAAAAAATAAATTAAAAGAGTTTTCTGAACCTATTTTTAACGAAAACTTTAACTTATTTGATATTTTCGTTTTACCTGAACACAAAAGTTATGAATTCAAAGGCGAGTTTAAAGATCTAGAGGAGGATCTAGGTATTAAATTCAAATCAAAAAAGAAGCTTAAAGACATATCAGTAACCGAGTTATTTATTACTGAAACGATCATGGATGAAACAAAGAAGCCGATTTTTGTACATGGGGATCCTGGCGTAGGTAAAAGCACTTTCTCTAAATTTTTATTCTCCACTTTTATCGAAAAAAAACCAGATATAATAACAATTCATATTGATTTGAAGAGATTTAAATTTGTGAATAATTTCAAGATAGCTATCAAGCAGGAGTTTGAAGAGATTTTGCCTTCCTTCAAACTAATCCATTTAAAGAAATCTCGATTCTTAATCATTTTAGATGGTTTTGATGAACTACACCTAATTAGTGATGGACAAATGGATGATTTTTTAATGTCATTAAATGATTTTCAAAGGGATTATAGCAATGTGAACATTGTCTTAACAGGAAGAACAATTGTTTTTCAAGAATACTTAACATTGATCCCCAAGGGGTCTATTATAGTAGAAATTAAACACTTTTCACCACTTATGATTATAGAATGGGTTAAAAAGTGGTCAAAACTTAAAAATTATAATAAAGAGCTATCTACTGAAATAATAAACATAAATAAACATATGGATTATTACAGATTTAATAATGAGGATGATGATTCTTTAAGTAATAATAAGACTAGTATCAGTAATGTTGAAGAAGACCTCTTAGTAAGCTTACCTCTGTTTCTCTATCTTATTTGTACAATGCTATATGAAGATAATGATTTAAATCTAGAAGAATTAAATCAACTTGAAAAGTGGCAATTTTATAAGAGACTAATGGACTGGACATGTGCTACATCTAAATTCGATAATTCATTTAATCCGTTTCAAAAGCATATGGATTTTGAAGCCCTCTCAGAATATAAAAGAACATTTAACAAAAATATTTCTTTGTCTATGTACAAATCCAATAAATTCCATATAACAAATCGAGATATCCAGAACAGAGGATTACTACCTAAGTTTTTTGAATCTCTAATTTTAAACAGCGAAAATTTAATTAGTTCATTTATTGTCTTAAACTACATGAAGATTAACCACGAGACTGATATCAATGAAACTGCTTTTGAGTTTGTTCATAAAAGTTTTTATGAATATTTAGCCGCAGAAGCCTTGCTTGATATATTACTTTCTTTAGCAAATATTAATGAACAAGACGAAAGTTTGAAGGCTCACTTTTATACCAGCTTCTCAGGATTCAAGTTATCCAATGAAATTTTACAGTCTTTCTTGATACCAATGCTCGGTTCAATTGAATCAGAGAAGTTAAGATTAATCTATAACAACTTGAATCATCTATACAATAACTATGTGAAAAATCATCAATTTTTAAATGAGGAAAACACTGCATTTCTAAAAAAATTTTTCCTCCAATATCCAGGAAAAGCAGATAATAAAATAACGTTAGAATCTAATGTACTTTTCTCCCTTCTTAGACTGTTACCGTCTATTGCCAAATTATTAGGATTAACATTTAAAGTTAATTTATCTGACTTATCTAATCAACTTCGGAAAGTTGTACAATTCTCTAATGATGTATTCACTGTAGATGAACTACGATTTGACTTGGTTGATTTACAAAATTCAGAAATAACTAATGTTAGTTTAGTGAAAATAGAGTTAGAAAGTTCCAACTTGTCAAATTCTATTATTAAATTTTCAGATCTATCTTTTTCAAATTTGAATAGTGCACTTCTTTCTAGTATAAATATCCAATATAGTGACTTTGAAGGGGCCAACTTTGATTTTGCAGAACTGAAGTACGCAAATATAAGCGAAACAAACATGATAGATACAAGTTTTGTTGGAGCGACCCTAACAAAAATTAAATTATATAACTCTGATCTAACAAATTCAGCATTGGATCATAGTTATTTAAGTAATTCAGAACTTATTCAATGTGACTTAAGCGACGCTGTAATGGACGATTCTCATATTGAGGACACTATAATGATTTATGTCAATCTATCAGGGGCAAGCATGCAAAATAGTGTGTTCATTAATGTCAATTTATCGAACTCATTCTTATCATATTCTCAATTATGTAGATCAAAGCTCCAACACTCAAAACTTACATCATGTGACCTACGATTTGCTGATTTATATGGGGCCGATTTGAGCAACGTAGATCTGTCAAATGCAGACCTTTCAAATGTTGATCTCACAGATGCGAATCTTGAGAATGCAATACTGACTGGTGCTAACCTTACAAACTCAACTTTGTCTAATACCAATCTAAGAGGATGTAATTTGACTGGATGTATTTTTAACAAAGTTACTATAGAGAATGTAGACTTCTCATACTCGATATTGGATTCTACTGATCTAACAACATCTCAACTTAATAACTGTATTTTTTATAAAACTAGTATGAGATATACAAGAATTAGCACTCAAGATTTTTCGAATATATCAAACATGAAATGCGTAGATTTTTCTTTTAGTACAATCTCTTTCTCGAATTTCAATAATGTAAATTTAGAGGGTAGCGATTTAAGCAATACAAAAATCTATTCATGTTTATTTGAGAGTGCAAACTTTAACAATTGCAAATTTCATGCTACTAAATTGAAATGTTGTAAAATGCCATTAACCACATTTTTGAATTCAAAAGTTATAAGTACTAACTTTATTTTCTCCGAATTATTCGAAGCTAATTTTGGAAACACCGTACTTCAAAATGTACGGTTTAAAAAAACAAACTTGTCCTTTTCAAACATATACAATCGAAAAAAAGATGATAACTTCCTCAATGTACAATACCTATAA
- a CDS encoding DinB family protein yields the protein MSGTLQVRGHLLNELETGVRTGEALIRKIRPEDWSFRPQDNFRSLLELVHHFVLIPASDLAIMQEKSEGEVGEIETSLSGVEDPERLAAAFRENFEAYKTYILSLSEEDYLNRSTKAFYMEHGHLQVQWQIETVTHVFHHRSQIYNYLKQLGHEVSFFMLYA from the coding sequence ATGAGTGGAACGCTGCAAGTTCGAGGTCATTTACTGAATGAGCTGGAGACCGGAGTACGGACGGGGGAAGCCTTGATCCGTAAAATACGTCCAGAGGATTGGAGCTTTCGTCCACAGGACAATTTCCGCTCGCTGCTGGAGTTAGTACATCACTTTGTTCTTATTCCTGCTTCGGATCTTGCGATCATGCAGGAGAAGTCCGAGGGTGAAGTAGGAGAGATTGAAACCAGCCTGTCCGGGGTGGAAGATCCCGAGCGCTTGGCTGCGGCTTTCAGGGAAAACTTCGAGGCTTATAAGACTTACATTCTTTCGCTTAGCGAAGAAGATTATCTGAACCGTTCGACGAAGGCCTTTTATATGGAGCATGGGCATCTACAGGTTCAATGGCAGATTGAGACCGTGACCCATGTATTCCATCACCGCTCACAGATCTACAATTATTTGAAGCAACTAGGACATGAAGTGAGCTTTTTTATGTTGTACGCTTGA